In Anaerolineales bacterium, one DNA window encodes the following:
- a CDS encoding helix-turn-helix transcriptional regulator, with the protein MSNAQITIREKKLGLLIRDARMAERRSIKECADAIGVKPGLFRAYEEGRRSPSLPELEALVFFLKLSIAQFWGNETKSDASSPLEAADVTRLIALRQRMIGALLRQERTKANTSLRQLATETGISQAKLKSYELGERAISVPELESILVLMGSRIEDFFDQSGPIGQWMTSQRAMQKFLELPEEMQDFVCQPVNRPYLELAMKLSDMSREKLRSVAEGLLDITL; encoded by the coding sequence ATGAGTAACGCGCAGATCACAATACGTGAAAAGAAACTTGGTTTGTTGATTCGGGATGCCCGCATGGCGGAACGCCGCAGTATCAAGGAATGTGCCGACGCGATTGGCGTCAAGCCGGGGTTGTTCCGCGCCTACGAGGAGGGACGCCGTTCCCCTTCACTGCCCGAGCTTGAAGCGCTTGTGTTTTTCTTGAAACTTTCCATCGCGCAGTTTTGGGGCAATGAAACGAAATCGGACGCCTCCTCTCCGCTGGAGGCTGCGGATGTGACACGCTTGATCGCTTTGCGCCAGCGTATGATCGGCGCGCTTTTGCGCCAGGAGCGCACCAAGGCGAATACGTCGCTTCGCCAGCTCGCCACGGAGACCGGTATTTCTCAAGCGAAACTAAAGAGCTACGAACTGGGCGAACGCGCCATCTCTGTGCCGGAACTTGAAAGTATTCTTGTTCTGATGGGAAGCCGGATTGAGGATTTCTTCGATCAAAGCGGTCCCATAGGGCAGTGGATGACCAGCCAGCGGGCCATGCAAAAGTTTCTGGAACTGCCCGAGGAAATGCAGGATTTTGTCTGCCAGCCTGTCAACCGTCCCTATCTGGAACTGGCCATGAAACTTAGTGATATGTCCCGCGAAAAATTGCGGTCTGTTGCGGAAGGTCTGCTCGATATTACGTTGTAA
- a CDS encoding response regulator transcription factor: MAKRILIVDDEPRYLRLLEANLKTEGYEVATAQDGIQALEVFSAQPIDLVLLDVMMPRLDGFGTCQRLREFSNVPIVILTARGEEQDRVRGLDLGADDYLVKPFSATELLARVRAVLRRAQPPAEVGQARFFTHDDLKIDFARAEVWRGGDAISLSATEYRLLLQFAHNIGKILTSEELLTSVWGAEYKSDKEILWVSIARLRQKLEEDAHNPRHIVTRSGLGYLMPPVEA; this comes from the coding sequence ATGGCCAAGCGTATTTTGATCGTGGACGATGAACCTCGTTACCTTCGCCTTTTGGAAGCAAACCTGAAGACGGAAGGGTATGAGGTGGCAACCGCACAGGACGGCATTCAGGCGCTGGAGGTGTTTTCGGCACAGCCCATTGACCTGGTGCTGTTGGATGTGATGATGCCGCGCCTCGATGGTTTTGGGACATGCCAGCGCCTGCGCGAGTTCTCCAATGTGCCGATTGTCATCCTGACGGCCCGCGGCGAGGAACAGGACCGTGTGCGCGGGCTCGACCTGGGTGCAGACGACTATCTGGTAAAGCCGTTCTCCGCCACGGAACTACTGGCTCGTGTGCGGGCTGTGTTGCGCCGTGCCCAGCCTCCCGCTGAAGTCGGTCAGGCACGTTTCTTTACCCATGACGATCTGAAGATTGATTTCGCCCGCGCCGAAGTGTGGCGCGGCGGGGATGCCATTTCACTCTCCGCCACGGAATATCGCCTCTTGCTGCAGTTTGCGCATAATATTGGCAAGATCCTCACCTCGGAGGAATTGCTTACGAGTGTATGGGGCGCAGAGTACAAAAGTGACAAGGAAATTTTGTGGGTGAGCATTGCCCGTCTGAGACAAAAACTGGAGGAGGATGCCCACAACCCCAGACATATCGTCACGCGCTCAGGGTTGGGCTACCTTATGCCGCCGGTTGAAGCGTGA
- a CDS encoding amidohydrolase encodes MKLLFNANIHTLDPSDPRANAILIAGGWIIAIGDKSKLESIAHGKVDKQDMKGATILPGLTDAHIHIQHYALGLSKVDCETKTKEECLCRVEERAKNSKPGEWVLGHGWNQNEWDGVFPTAAELDAISPNNPVYLTAKSLHAAWVNTSAMKLANITNDTPNPKDGAIQRDAHGHTTGILLETAMGLVSSVVPESSISEIAEAIEKAQPVLWRMGITGIHDFDRRESFMALQSLHAADKLKLRVCKNIPVESVGQANDLGLRTGFGDEWLWIGSVKAFMDGALGPRTAAMFQPYEGEPHNRGILNMDGEELFEHCRKAADVGLSMTVHAIGDRANHEVLNAFEQLRRYEKENGLPHLRHRIEHVQVIHPDDAPRLAKLNVIASMQPIHATSDMYAADRFWGDRAKFSYAWRDQLNFGATLAFGSDAPVESPNPFLGLHAAVTRQRADASLSAAGWYPEQALTLTEALSAFTLGAAYTANAEDRLGKLAENYHADLIVLDQDPFQIDPKGLLTLSANATMINGEWVLQ; translated from the coding sequence ATGAAACTTCTTTTCAATGCCAACATCCACACGCTTGATCCATCCGATCCGCGCGCCAATGCGATTCTCATCGCGGGCGGATGGATTATTGCAATCGGTGACAAAAGCAAACTCGAAAGCATTGCGCATGGCAAAGTGGATAAGCAGGACATGAAAGGGGCGACCATTCTACCAGGGCTGACCGATGCGCACATCCACATCCAGCATTACGCGCTGGGATTGTCCAAAGTGGATTGTGAAACTAAAACAAAGGAAGAATGTCTGTGCCGCGTGGAGGAGCGGGCGAAAAACTCCAAACCCGGCGAGTGGGTGCTCGGTCACGGCTGGAATCAAAATGAATGGGACGGCGTCTTTCCGACAGCCGCTGAACTCGATGCCATTTCCCCAAATAACCCCGTGTATCTCACGGCCAAATCACTCCATGCGGCGTGGGTGAATACGTCCGCGATGAAGTTGGCAAATATCACAAACGACACACCGAATCCAAAAGACGGCGCAATCCAGCGCGATGCGCACGGTCACACCACGGGCATTTTGCTCGAAACCGCCATGGGACTTGTATCCAGTGTCGTGCCGGAATCGAGCATCAGCGAGATTGCCGAGGCGATTGAAAAGGCGCAGCCTGTCCTCTGGCGCATGGGTATCACAGGGATTCACGATTTTGACCGTCGTGAATCCTTTATGGCATTGCAATCCTTGCATGCGGCAGACAAGCTAAAATTGCGCGTGTGCAAGAACATCCCCGTCGAAAGCGTGGGGCAGGCGAACGACCTTGGTCTGCGCACAGGCTTTGGCGATGAGTGGTTGTGGATCGGTTCGGTCAAGGCATTCATGGATGGCGCGCTCGGTCCACGCACGGCGGCGATGTTCCAGCCGTATGAAGGCGAACCGCACAACCGCGGCATCCTCAACATGGACGGCGAGGAACTTTTCGAGCACTGCCGCAAAGCCGCGGATGTCGGCTTGAGCATGACCGTTCATGCCATTGGTGACCGCGCCAATCACGAGGTGTTGAATGCCTTCGAGCAGCTGCGCCGCTACGAAAAGGAAAACGGATTGCCGCATCTGCGTCACCGCATCGAGCATGTGCAGGTCATCCACCCCGACGACGCGCCTCGCCTCGCAAAGCTGAACGTCATTGCATCCATGCAGCCGATCCATGCCACGTCGGACATGTACGCCGCCGACCGCTTCTGGGGCGACCGCGCCAAATTCTCCTACGCCTGGCGCGACCAGTTGAACTTCGGCGCGACCCTTGCCTTTGGGTCGGATGCGCCTGTCGAGTCGCCCAATCCGTTTTTGGGATTGCACGCCGCCGTCACCCGCCAGCGTGCTGACGCTTCGCTCTCCGCCGCAGGTTGGTATCCCGAACAAGCCTTGACGTTGACTGAGGCATTGTCCGCTTTTACGTTGGGCGCTGCTTACACTGCCAATGCAGAGGACCGCCTCGGCAAACTCGCCGAAAATTATCATGCTGACCTGATCGTGCTGGATCAAGACCCCTTCCAAATTGACCCCAAGGGCCTGTTGACTTTAAGTGCAAATGCGACGATGATTAATGGAGAATGGGTCCTGCAATAA
- a CDS encoding GNAT family N-acetyltransferase: MINTHLQVRRAVAQDHQQIANLIYYEANSHRHLDWRSALDWIGSQNYWVLEEGGRITAALACPEDPPDVAWIRLFAYHPHLSGSEAWFTLWDVAAREIRYGNRQAQVAAIVVKQWFQNILLSHGFELKQNIVLLQSGSENTKLFSPPHGLRIRPMRDDDLPEVTSMDLAAFGRFWHNTVDSLQRAYSQAVCATVAESDLGMVGYQISTGSLLGAHLARLGVRPEAQGRGTGTALVSDLIERLGIHQNGKLSVNTQGDNFASLSLYKKLGFVRTGEHFPVLVHTSRIS, translated from the coding sequence ATGATTAACACCCACCTGCAAGTTCGCCGCGCGGTCGCACAGGATCATCAGCAGATCGCCAACCTAATTTATTATGAAGCCAACAGCCACCGCCATCTCGACTGGCGGTCTGCTCTTGATTGGATCGGTTCGCAGAATTACTGGGTACTGGAAGAAGGTGGGCGCATCACCGCCGCGCTGGCATGCCCGGAAGACCCGCCGGATGTCGCGTGGATACGCCTTTTCGCATACCATCCGCATCTTTCCGGATCGGAAGCCTGGTTCACCTTGTGGGACGTTGCGGCACGCGAGATCCGATACGGCAATCGGCAGGCGCAGGTTGCCGCGATTGTCGTCAAGCAATGGTTTCAAAACATCCTGCTTTCCCATGGTTTTGAACTGAAGCAAAACATCGTTCTATTGCAGTCGGGCAGTGAAAATACTAAGTTATTTTCCCCGCCGCATGGGCTTCGGATACGCCCAATGCGGGATGATGATTTGCCCGAGGTGACCAGCATGGACCTTGCCGCCTTCGGCCGTTTTTGGCACAACACAGTTGACTCACTTCAACGGGCGTATTCGCAGGCCGTATGTGCGACGGTTGCTGAAAGCGATTTGGGCATGGTGGGATACCAGATCAGTACGGGCAGTCTGCTTGGGGCGCACCTCGCCAGGCTTGGGGTCCGGCCGGAGGCGCAGGGGAGGGGAACGGGTACGGCGCTGGTGAGCGATTTGATCGAGCGGCTGGGAATCCATCAAAATGGCAAACTTTCCGTCAATACACAAGGGGATAATTTTGCGTCCTTGTCCCTATATAAAAAATTGGGGTTCGTTCGCACGGGAGAACATTTCCCCGTACTTGTCCACACAAGCCGGATTTCATGA
- a CDS encoding thioredoxin domain-containing protein: MNSNKEISKRQVRREQIRRKEMRSRFLSIGLISIGALFLAFLFIYPNFKPVGEVTSPREIARTNVDFNAIGNPDAPIMIEEYSDFQCPYCRVFFENTEEALTAGYVADGTVYFVYKSFGDFLGTESGRAAEAAYCAGDQGRFWEMHDTIFANQTGENVGAYTDRRLLVFAENIELNMEEFRSCFNSGKYKDRIDQDMKDGVLAGIKATPSFVMTYTVAGETRTRIIEGAQPYSVFQQEIQAALAEMGQ, encoded by the coding sequence ATGAACAGCAATAAAGAAATTAGTAAGCGGCAGGTGCGCCGCGAGCAAATCCGCCGAAAGGAGATGCGTTCACGCTTCTTAAGTATAGGGCTTATTTCAATTGGGGCGCTTTTTCTCGCCTTTTTGTTCATATACCCGAATTTCAAGCCTGTTGGGGAGGTAACCTCTCCGAGGGAGATCGCCCGTACCAATGTGGATTTTAATGCGATTGGAAACCCTGATGCCCCGATCATGATCGAGGAATATTCGGATTTTCAATGTCCTTACTGTCGCGTATTCTTCGAGAACACGGAAGAGGCGTTGACAGCGGGCTATGTTGCTGACGGCACAGTCTACTTTGTCTATAAATCCTTTGGCGACTTTCTTGGCACTGAATCCGGCCGGGCTGCGGAGGCGGCCTATTGTGCAGGTGATCAGGGCAGGTTCTGGGAAATGCACGACACTATTTTTGCAAACCAGACCGGTGAGAATGTCGGCGCTTATACAGATCGCCGCCTGCTTGTCTTTGCTGAAAACATTGAATTGAATATGGAGGAGTTCCGCTCCTGCTTTAATAGCGGCAAGTATAAAGACAGGATCGACCAGGATATGAAGGACGGTGTTCTGGCCGGCATCAAGGCAACCCCCTCCTTCGTGATGACGTATACCGTGGCAGGAGAGACAAGGACCAGGATTATCGAAGGGGCACAGCCGTATAGTGTCTTCCAGCAGGAAATCCAGGCGGCTCTTGCGGAAATGGGTCAATAG
- a CDS encoding CpaF family protein encodes MNTPAGDAPKRLTGEDLIRLKKYLADSFSRALETEGVPAAQRITFIQQNISRAYEQTKLKLPEDLKNEIFKQVLAELLGYGPIQELLDDPDVSEIMVNGPRKVFIEKDGKLTKSNVVFDDDDHIQRIIDRIILPLGRRVDADSPTVDARLPDGSRVNAVVRPVAIDGPSMTIRKFRKDKLQVEDLINFGSFTKQMVDFLEACVKARFNIVISGGTGSGKTTLLNVMSGFIPESERIITIEDAAELQLQQDHVMRMETKVANADGLHAVSIRELVKNSLRMRPDRIIVGEVRGGEALDMLQAMNTGHDGSLTTVHANTPRDAISRIETLVLMAGMDLPLKVVRQQISSAVDVIVQQTRLKDGQRKITAVTEVAGMEGDIIVLTDIFKFVPAGFSPDGQVLGDVNATGIRPNFMPRLEAAGFKLSADVFAPKASPNPSTRR; translated from the coding sequence ATGAACACCCCGGCCGGCGACGCCCCCAAACGACTCACAGGCGAGGACTTAATTCGGCTGAAGAAATACCTTGCCGACAGTTTTTCACGCGCGCTTGAAACGGAGGGTGTCCCGGCGGCGCAGCGCATTACGTTTATACAGCAGAATATTTCCCGGGCATATGAACAGACGAAATTAAAGCTCCCTGAAGACCTGAAAAACGAAATATTTAAACAAGTGCTCGCTGAACTGCTTGGTTATGGACCGATTCAGGAATTACTTGATGACCCTGATGTTTCGGAGATCATGGTGAATGGTCCAAGGAAGGTCTTCATTGAGAAGGATGGAAAACTAACCAAAAGCAATGTCGTTTTTGATGATGATGACCACATCCAGCGCATCATTGACCGGATCATTTTACCGCTTGGCCGCCGTGTGGATGCGGATTCCCCCACAGTGGATGCGCGTTTGCCTGACGGGTCGCGTGTCAATGCGGTTGTCCGTCCCGTTGCAATCGATGGTCCATCCATGACGATCCGTAAATTCCGCAAGGATAAACTGCAGGTGGAGGACTTGATCAACTTTGGTTCCTTTACAAAACAAATGGTTGATTTTTTGGAAGCCTGTGTAAAAGCGCGTTTTAATATTGTTATTTCGGGCGGTACGGGTTCGGGAAAGACGACCCTGTTGAACGTCATGTCCGGCTTTATTCCCGAGAGTGAGCGTATCATTACAATTGAGGATGCCGCTGAGTTGCAACTCCAGCAGGACCATGTCATGCGAATGGAAACAAAAGTTGCCAATGCGGACGGGCTTCACGCCGTGTCCATTCGCGAGCTTGTAAAAAACTCCCTGCGCATGCGTCCGGACCGCATCATTGTGGGGGAGGTGCGCGGTGGCGAAGCACTGGATATGCTGCAAGCCATGAACACCGGCCATGATGGCTCATTGACCACGGTCCATGCAAATACACCGCGCGATGCCATCTCCCGCATCGAAACGCTTGTGCTAATGGCGGGCATGGATCTGCCTCTCAAGGTGGTGCGCCAGCAAATTTCATCAGCGGTGGATGTAATCGTTCAACAAACGCGTTTGAAGGACGGCCAGCGTAAAATAACCGCTGTAACCGAAGTGGCAGGCATGGAAGGGGATATTATCGTCCTGACCGATATATTCAAATTTGTTCCGGCAGGTTTTTCGCCCGACGGACAGGTGTTGGGCGATGTGAATGCCACGGGAATTCGTCCCAACTTCATGCCGCGCCTTGAAGCGGCTGGATTTAAACTCAGTGCCGATGTTTTTGCACCAAAAGCATCCCCCAATCCGTCCACGCGTCGTTGA
- a CDS encoding HAMP domain-containing sensor histidine kinase, whose protein sequence is MDISTLSLLHKIFQDVQQKQDWKTALDTLFMSLRASFVFDNVAIYLEDPRTKGLDVVYARAMGRGKRAEADAAWGEGAASEVLVNRQMVMHEPAHETDGANRMMLAHLLGIPMYIGSKLNGALVFIRFGGPEFSELHIQIASLQAFWSAALIERRDLEEARAELDSVQRQMRLQDDFVSTISHELRTPLGFIKGYSTSLLRQDTTWDDATQYEFLTIIDEEADRLTRLIEDMLESARLQSKTLQFKFSPVRMDALVRDVAMRVNAHRPNVKISYDIKPIPPIRGDGFRLSQVFENLFSNAIKYAPNSDIHIAMRANGKKIRISFADNGDGIPEDYLPFLFERFYRVPGERTVTGTGLGLYICRQIIMAHHGKIWVESVLDEGTTFFIELPADSTL, encoded by the coding sequence ATGGATATCTCTACCCTCTCCCTTTTGCATAAGATTTTTCAGGACGTCCAGCAAAAACAGGATTGGAAGACCGCGCTGGATACGTTGTTCATGTCTTTACGCGCCTCTTTTGTTTTCGATAATGTTGCCATTTATCTTGAAGATCCGCGGACGAAAGGGTTGGACGTCGTTTATGCGCGCGCAATGGGACGCGGGAAGCGTGCCGAAGCCGATGCAGCCTGGGGTGAGGGGGCCGCCAGCGAAGTTCTGGTAAACAGGCAGATGGTTATGCATGAGCCTGCGCATGAAACCGATGGTGCAAACCGCATGATGCTCGCCCATTTGCTGGGCATTCCCATGTACATTGGATCAAAATTGAACGGTGCGCTGGTATTCATTCGTTTTGGCGGACCGGAGTTTTCCGAACTGCATATTCAAATTGCGTCCCTGCAGGCATTTTGGTCCGCGGCGCTGATCGAGCGCAGGGATCTGGAGGAGGCGCGTGCGGAGCTGGATTCCGTGCAACGACAAATGCGCCTGCAGGATGATTTTGTCTCCACCATATCTCATGAATTGCGCACTCCGCTCGGTTTTATTAAGGGCTACAGCACCAGCCTCCTGCGGCAGGATACCACCTGGGACGATGCCACCCAGTACGAATTCCTCACCATTATTGATGAAGAAGCGGACCGTTTGACACGCCTGATCGAGGATATGCTCGAGTCGGCGCGTTTGCAGAGCAAGACGCTGCAATTTAAATTCTCTCCCGTCCGCATGGATGCGCTGGTGCGCGATGTGGCAATGCGTGTCAATGCTCACCGCCCCAACGTAAAGATTTCCTATGATATCAAGCCCATTCCGCCGATCCGCGGCGACGGATTTCGCCTCTCACAGGTCTTTGAGAATCTATTCAGCAACGCCATAAAATATGCGCCCAACTCGGATATTCATATTGCGATGCGCGCCAATGGAAAAAAGATCCGCATCAGCTTTGCCGACAACGGGGATGGCATCCCGGAGGATTATCTTCCCTTCCTCTTTGAGCGCTTCTACCGCGTGCCGGGCGAGCGTACGGTGACCGGGACAGGTCTGGGATTATATATTTGCAGGCAAATTATCATGGCACATCATGGTAAGATTTGGGTAGAGTCGGTGTTGGATGAGGGCACAACCTTCTTTATTGAACTGCCCGCAGACTCAACCCTTTGA
- a CDS encoding ATP-binding protein, with translation MAQNLPKLTPELLIPRLGEYIVQKGLISDTDLQKALALQQEQVSKGRQYLLGQALMDLNMLDRDTLDEAVTEQLIQLRSALQASHRNLEQRVKDRTADLNEALNKLSELSQMKANFVANISHELRTPLTHIKGYLELLVTESLGSISDDQRHALQVSQRSAAKLESMIEDLIMFSLASRGEMSMKLDKVDIHRLVSLAVKSASNKADERGVILQMAAAENLSAVQADPEKIAWALNQLLDNAIKFTPSGGSVMIHLQEEGVNLVQVSVIDTGIGFPQSRLKEIFEPFHQLDGSSTRHFGGTGLGLSLVRQIIEAHGSLLDVQSVEGKGSTFKFPLLAVRD, from the coding sequence ATGGCACAAAACCTTCCAAAACTTACCCCGGAACTGCTGATTCCCCGCCTCGGCGAATACATCGTCCAGAAGGGCTTGATCAGTGATACTGACCTGCAGAAGGCGCTTGCCCTTCAGCAGGAGCAGGTCTCAAAAGGCAGGCAATACCTGCTTGGTCAGGCCTTGATGGATTTGAACATGCTGGACCGGGATACGCTCGATGAGGCGGTCACTGAACAGCTCATCCAACTGCGCTCCGCCTTGCAGGCATCGCACCGCAACCTCGAACAGCGTGTAAAAGACCGCACTGCCGACCTGAATGAGGCGCTCAACAAGCTATCGGAACTCAGCCAGATGAAAGCCAATTTTGTGGCAAACATCTCGCATGAACTGCGTACACCGCTTACCCACATCAAAGGCTACCTTGAACTGCTGGTCACAGAATCACTGGGGAGTATTTCTGATGACCAGCGTCATGCCTTGCAGGTCAGCCAGCGTTCTGCTGCAAAACTTGAAAGCATGATCGAAGATCTGATCATGTTCTCGCTGGCTTCGCGCGGTGAAATGAGCATGAAACTTGATAAAGTGGATATTCACCGTCTGGTCTCGTTGGCCGTAAAATCCGCCTCGAACAAGGCGGATGAACGCGGTGTGATACTCCAGATGGCCGCCGCTGAAAATCTTTCCGCGGTGCAGGCGGACCCGGAGAAGATTGCCTGGGCGCTGAACCAATTGCTTGATAACGCGATCAAGTTCACCCCCTCCGGTGGAAGCGTGATGATCCATCTCCAGGAGGAAGGGGTTAATCTTGTACAGGTTTCCGTCATTGATACGGGCATTGGCTTCCCACAGAGTCGCTTGAAGGAAATTTTCGAGCCTTTCCACCAGTTGGATGGTTCATCCACCCGCCATTTTGGCGGGACGGGGCTTGGGCTTTCGCTTGTCCGCCAGATCATTGAAGCGCACGGCTCATTGTTGGATGTGCAATCGGTGGAGGGAAAGGGCTCCACGTTCAAATTCCCGCTGCTGGCTGTTCGTGATTGA
- a CDS encoding response regulator translates to MPEKKILIIDADVASRNFIARKLYEQKYEVIQAGSGKEGLIFAWRDHPDLVIVDPNITDISGEEIASKLRNDARTSQTPLIALSGDSRVTRIKSCLDAGFNEYITKSGQAVSILNETINRLLGFTDETMKQGGLLIIFLSAKGGTGTSSMCANLAMNISQYQPEARLVVADLVLPIGSIAPIVGYAGPQNIVTITDMPPAETTPAFFSRELPEMGVWRFHLLAGSPDPESSNQLKVGRIWDVVTALKASYDYVFVDIGRSLSKITLPLIQHADLVSLIISTDTSTVSLTKTLCMYLNNKGVRSDSIYPILNRAVGLEGLSKTDAEEMIGIKIMATMPYLGSNFAFANTHHQPFTLKFPKDTASIVFQDTAKEMAALAQKMRAE, encoded by the coding sequence ATGCCTGAAAAGAAAATCCTTATTATCGATGCAGATGTTGCCAGTCGTAACTTCATAGCCCGTAAACTATACGAACAAAAATATGAAGTGATTCAGGCTGGCTCCGGCAAGGAGGGCTTGATTTTCGCCTGGCGTGACCATCCCGACCTTGTGATCGTTGACCCCAATATTACCGATATTAGCGGGGAGGAGATCGCCTCCAAATTGCGGAATGATGCGCGCACATCGCAGACCCCTTTGATTGCCCTGAGCGGCGACTCCCGGGTGACACGCATCAAGTCCTGCCTGGATGCGGGCTTTAATGAATATATAACAAAGTCCGGGCAGGCCGTATCCATTCTTAATGAGACCATCAATCGTCTGCTGGGGTTCACTGATGAAACCATGAAGCAGGGCGGCCTGTTGATTATCTTTCTAAGCGCAAAAGGCGGGACGGGTACTTCATCCATGTGCGCGAATCTTGCCATGAATATTTCTCAATATCAACCGGAGGCGCGCCTGGTTGTTGCAGATTTGGTCCTGCCGATCGGGTCCATTGCGCCAATTGTCGGCTATGCCGGGCCGCAGAATATCGTCACGATCACGGATATGCCTCCTGCGGAAACCACCCCCGCATTTTTCAGCCGCGAACTGCCGGAGATGGGCGTTTGGCGCTTTCATTTGCTGGCTGGTTCACCCGACCCTGAGAGCAGTAATCAACTCAAGGTCGGGCGCATTTGGGATGTGGTCACTGCCCTGAAGGCGTCCTATGATTATGTGTTTGTTGACATTGGGCGCTCGCTTTCCAAGATCACCCTGCCGCTGATCCAGCACGCTGATCTTGTCAGCTTGATCATAAGCACGGATACCAGCACCGTGTCTTTGACAAAGACCCTGTGTATGTATTTGAATAACAAGGGAGTCCGCTCGGATTCGATCTACCCGATCCTGAACCGCGCGGTGGGGCTGGAAGGTTTGAGCAAGACGGACGCCGAGGAGATGATCGGCATAAAGATTATGGCGACAATGCCATACCTTGGCAGTAACTTCGCTTTTGCAAACACCCATCACCAGCCCTTTACATTGAAGTTCCCCAAGGACACCGCCTCGATTGTTTTTCAGGATACGGCGAAGGAAATGGCGGCTCTGGCGCAAAAGATGCGGGCGGAATAA
- a CDS encoding lysophospholipase: MNRYETNWKARDGVDIFTQVWEPTVLQPKAVACLVHGLGEHGSRYAHVAEAFLKAGFILFASDLRGHGRSGGARGHISSIEDFMQDIDVLLGQARTRYPDLPLFLYGHSLGGILVLHYGLIRRPNLKGVVATGSGLHTALENQPLKVIMAKVLGAVMPGVAIPSGLNPNSISRDEGVVQAYINDPLVHDRVSLGFGKIMLGVTKWTLEHAAEFPLPLLLLHGKGDVLAFPSGSTEFAEPLKEKCTLVLWEDAYHELHNEPVQTDVFKTMTLWMDARLLE, encoded by the coding sequence ATGAACCGCTATGAGACGAATTGGAAAGCACGTGATGGGGTGGATATTTTCACGCAAGTATGGGAGCCGACAGTATTACAGCCCAAGGCGGTTGCCTGTCTGGTACATGGACTGGGCGAGCATGGTTCGCGGTATGCTCATGTGGCCGAGGCATTCTTAAAAGCAGGCTTTATCCTGTTTGCCTCAGACCTGCGCGGACATGGGCGCTCGGGTGGCGCGCGCGGGCATATTTCTTCCATTGAAGATTTTATGCAGGATATTGACGTTTTGCTGGGACAGGCACGCACGCGTTACCCAGATTTACCGCTCTTTTTATATGGGCACAGCCTCGGCGGAATTCTGGTCTTGCATTATGGTTTGATCCGCAGGCCGAACCTCAAGGGGGTGGTTGCCACAGGTTCAGGACTGCACACCGCGCTTGAAAACCAGCCGCTGAAAGTTATCATGGCAAAGGTGCTGGGGGCTGTCATGCCCGGTGTTGCCATCCCCAGCGGCTTGAATCCGAATAGCATTTCACGCGATGAAGGTGTGGTGCAGGCCTATATCAACGACCCGCTTGTGCATGATAGGGTCTCCCTTGGATTTGGGAAGATCATGCTCGGCGTGACAAAATGGACCCTTGAGCATGCCGCAGAGTTTCCGCTTCCGCTCCTGCTTTTGCATGGTAAAGGTGATGTGCTTGCCTTCCCCTCCGGAAGTACTGAATTTGCCGAGCCCTTAAAGGAGAAATGCACGCTGGTTTTATGGGAGGATGCCTATCATGAACTCCACAATGAACCGGTACAGACCGATGTGTTCAAAACGATGACACTTTGGATGGATGCGCGTTTGCTCGAATAG